One Natrinema marinum genomic window carries:
- a CDS encoding DUF7332 family protein, with amino-acid sequence MVRARRTRVLAVALCCLILFAPIATATQQSGSQAQNESNTSTANDAAGQRVSTCFTGSGTEFTIGAEDGTNIWIRMHAAMLTGSGWSIGAELVGSTNGNSIIEVVAGIQYVGDGFLDFLSDPVGSFDLVQGFGFQLPMLENVGTGIGETGTDRSGGETGNQSAEGSESADGDESQNAQSRSDDSPFELLRC; translated from the coding sequence ATGGTACGCGCTCGTCGGACGAGAGTTCTCGCGGTCGCGCTGTGTTGTCTGATTCTTTTCGCACCGATCGCGACGGCGACCCAGCAGTCCGGTTCGCAGGCACAGAACGAAAGCAACACGAGTACCGCAAACGACGCGGCCGGACAGCGCGTCTCGACGTGTTTCACTGGGTCGGGGACGGAGTTCACGATCGGCGCCGAAGACGGCACGAATATCTGGATCCGAATGCACGCCGCGATGCTGACCGGCTCCGGCTGGTCGATCGGGGCCGAGCTCGTCGGCTCGACCAACGGGAATTCGATCATCGAGGTCGTTGCCGGAATCCAGTACGTCGGCGATGGCTTCCTCGATTTCCTCTCGGATCCCGTCGGATCGTTCGACCTCGTCCAGGGGTTCGGCTTCCAGCTACCGATGCTCGAGAACGTCGGGACGGGTATCGGCGAAACCGGCACCGACCGGTCCGGCGGTGAGACGGGCAATCAGTCCGCTGAGGGCAGTGAGAGTGCCGACGGCGACGAGAGCCAGAACGCGCAGTCGAGATCGGACGACAGTCCGTTCGAACTGCTCCGGTGTTGA